Proteins from a single region of Amycolatopsis sp. CA-230715:
- a CDS encoding zinc finger protein gives MLQWQQAEGLRHALEGRAPAEGASFVALCGANVSVTRDDIPELGGHWFDPTCLPCEHVWLAR, from the coding sequence ATGTTGCAGTGGCAACAGGCGGAGGGGTTGCGCCACGCGTTGGAAGGGCGCGCTCCCGCCGAAGGAGCGTCCTTCGTGGCGTTGTGCGGCGCGAACGTGTCCGTGACCCGCGACGACATCCCCGAACTCGGCGGGCACTGGTTCGATCCCACTTGCTTGCCCTGCGAACATGTCTGGCTCGCGCGGTGA
- a CDS encoding TauD/TfdA family dioxygenase, with amino-acid sequence MQTLSAALADKGIAPFSDVSTAAEVADLARTTGIVVGHRDSNQNGITAITARAEPAGESSGLAGFTRTALALHTDRSGITEPPHLLFVACARAVATGGECVTVDACAIYDDLARCDPEALADLSTPRTVLFGGAAGYLGAVFTSLADERIAIRLRFDKLAKFSPLAARHLPVLREVIDRHSNTFSLQPGEGYVLDNHRWLHGRRAFTGDRLLYRVHANPRPSFALPRGFRPAHASASNAA; translated from the coding sequence ATGCAGACCTTGTCCGCAGCCCTGGCAGACAAAGGGATCGCACCGTTCTCCGATGTGTCCACCGCGGCCGAAGTGGCCGATCTCGCTCGCACCACAGGCATCGTGGTGGGCCATCGCGACAGCAATCAGAACGGGATTACCGCGATTACCGCACGTGCCGAGCCCGCGGGTGAATCCAGCGGACTTGCCGGGTTCACTCGCACTGCGCTAGCACTGCACACCGACCGCTCCGGCATCACCGAGCCGCCGCACCTTTTGTTCGTCGCCTGCGCGCGAGCGGTGGCCACGGGCGGTGAATGCGTGACCGTTGATGCCTGCGCGATCTACGACGACCTTGCCCGCTGCGACCCCGAAGCACTCGCAGACCTGAGTACCCCGCGCACCGTGCTGTTCGGCGGGGCCGCCGGATACCTCGGTGCCGTGTTCACCTCACTCGCCGACGAACGGATCGCCATCCGCCTCCGTTTCGACAAGCTCGCAAAGTTTTCACCTCTGGCCGCACGTCATCTTCCCGTCCTGCGCGAGGTGATCGACCGGCACAGCAACACCTTCTCGCTGCAGCCAGGAGAGGGCTACGTCCTGGACAACCACCGCTGGCTACACGGCCGCCGCGCGTTCACCGGCGACCGCCTGCTTTACCGCGTCCACGCCAACCCGCGCCCGTCCTTCGCGCTTCCTCGTGGATTTCGGCCCGCACATGCCAGTGCCAGCAATGCCGCCTAG
- a CDS encoding NUDIX hydrolase: protein MSTLRERLRQSSLLRSVSGPFVSTGPRRRTRMSQPVSSPAAFPVSIKGVVVRDGRVLLLHNERDEWELPGGRIELGETPESCVAREITEETRWKVRTGPILDAWMYYIAVADKNVFIVTYGCHPEGDDDPIVSHEHNDIGLFTEHEVADLSMPEGYKRSIATWFTMLVDRNG from the coding sequence TTGTCAACGCTGCGCGAGAGACTGCGACAATCGAGTCTGTTACGTTCGGTCAGCGGACCATTCGTCAGCACAGGACCCCGGAGGCGCACCAGGATGAGCCAGCCAGTTTCCAGCCCCGCTGCCTTCCCGGTCTCGATCAAGGGTGTTGTCGTTCGCGATGGCCGGGTTTTGCTGCTGCACAACGAAAGAGACGAGTGGGAGCTTCCTGGGGGGCGGATCGAACTCGGTGAGACGCCCGAGTCGTGTGTGGCGCGGGAGATCACCGAGGAAACGCGGTGGAAGGTCCGTACCGGGCCGATCCTGGATGCTTGGATGTACTACATCGCGGTGGCGGACAAGAACGTATTCATCGTGACCTACGGCTGCCACCCCGAGGGTGACGACGATCCGATCGTGTCCCACGAGCACAACGACATCGGACTGTTCACCGAACACGAGGTCGCTGACCTGTCGATGCCCGAGGGCTACAAGCGGTCCATCGCGACGTGGTTCACGATGCTCGTCGATCGAAACGGGTAA
- a CDS encoding helix-turn-helix domain-containing protein — MWLWSGLDATAALATRDLGTILKSYRKLSGLSQDGLAAALGYDKSYVSMIENRRRTISDVPTRRHIARVLGLPAHVLGVTDAADADFAAMLQFGDSTIRLAEIARQSGRAVEAVNELWPLTARLEARAAEGHLDRDALILLGQARVALGVSLGTVLPEERLAVAARWTGKALLVARRLEDRAFLAHTLRMHGNELRKADHKIAAAARLEQAVNLADSPVERGSALALLARATGETGNSAAFDDTIAAYRDLLDQHSGDSILFNPFTFHEIHLRGLIDTGRTTEAADRVHNNPPGSTAPAPQWQVIERVTAGHALLAANDVTGAEEALRNALQAAEARRLPHQIQRIHRIARRADLPLTADAKTALTKLRTYLVLPDHQPPGHSAS; from the coding sequence GTGTGGCTGTGGTCCGGGTTAGACGCCACCGCCGCACTGGCTACTCGCGACCTTGGCACCATTCTGAAGAGCTACCGCAAGCTGAGCGGCCTGTCTCAGGACGGCCTCGCCGCCGCGTTGGGCTATGACAAGTCCTATGTGTCGATGATCGAGAACCGGCGGCGCACGATCAGCGATGTACCCACCCGGCGCCACATCGCCCGGGTCCTCGGCCTGCCCGCGCACGTGCTCGGCGTGACCGACGCCGCTGACGCCGATTTCGCCGCCATGCTCCAGTTCGGGGACTCCACCATTCGGCTCGCCGAGATTGCCCGCCAGTCCGGGCGCGCTGTTGAGGCGGTCAACGAGCTGTGGCCGCTCACTGCGCGACTCGAAGCACGGGCTGCCGAGGGACACCTCGACCGGGACGCCCTCATTTTGCTCGGGCAAGCACGGGTCGCGCTCGGTGTTTCGCTGGGCACGGTATTGCCCGAGGAGCGGCTCGCCGTCGCCGCGCGCTGGACCGGCAAAGCACTGCTTGTGGCCCGGCGTCTGGAAGATCGGGCGTTCCTTGCCCACACGTTGCGGATGCACGGAAACGAGCTACGCAAGGCCGACCATAAGATCGCCGCTGCGGCCCGCCTGGAACAGGCCGTGAACCTCGCGGACAGCCCGGTTGAACGCGGCAGCGCACTCGCACTGCTCGCCCGCGCCACCGGCGAAACCGGCAACAGCGCCGCCTTCGACGACACCATCGCCGCCTACCGCGACCTTCTCGACCAGCACTCCGGTGACAGCATCCTGTTCAACCCCTTCACATTCCACGAAATCCACCTCCGCGGCCTGATCGACACCGGTCGCACCACCGAAGCCGCGGACCGCGTGCACAACAACCCACCCGGCTCAACGGCACCCGCACCGCAATGGCAGGTGATCGAACGCGTCACGGCCGGACACGCCTTGCTCGCCGCCAATGACGTCACCGGTGCCGAAGAGGCTCTCCGAAACGCTCTGCAGGCCGCAGAGGCTCGCCGCCTGCCACATCAAATACAACGCATCCACCGCATTGCTCGCCGCGCTGACCTTCCACTGACCGCAGACGCCAAGACCGCACTGACCAAACTGCGCACCTACCTCGTACTACCTGATCACCAACCGCCGGGACACTCCGCGAGCTGA
- a CDS encoding DUF6879 family protein, translated as MPLLTREELGNLFRSFERSAFRMEAHQTYRMPAEEEEVNLFLSGAEKPADFNAGWHETVRANLAAGKTMQRLKAVRRPFTDYTRFLFEWVIAGNVEAGEDYRILDLTGRESDLPTQDFWIFDETTVVLLNFTAEGTLRDREVVDPANAAQYFRWRDAAVKESTRFDEYRA; from the coding sequence TTGCCGCTGCTCACGCGTGAAGAGCTGGGAAACCTGTTCAGGAGTTTCGAACGCTCCGCTTTCCGGATGGAAGCACACCAGACCTACCGCATGCCCGCCGAGGAAGAGGAAGTGAACTTGTTCCTCTCGGGAGCGGAGAAGCCAGCCGATTTCAACGCGGGCTGGCACGAAACCGTTCGGGCCAACCTCGCCGCGGGCAAGACGATGCAACGGCTCAAGGCGGTCCGCAGACCCTTCACCGACTACACGCGCTTCCTCTTCGAATGGGTCATCGCCGGTAACGTCGAAGCTGGCGAGGACTATCGGATTCTCGACCTGACCGGCCGGGAGAGTGATCTGCCGACGCAGGACTTCTGGATTTTCGACGAAACCACCGTGGTGCTGCTGAATTTCACAGCCGAAGGTACGTTGCGGGATCGGGAGGTCGTTGACCCCGCCAACGCGGCTCAGTACTTTCGGTGGCGCGACGCGGCGGTGAAGGAGTCCACACGCTTCGATGAGTACCGGGCCTGA
- a CDS encoding FAD-dependent oxidoreductase — MTGADHETDVVVIGAGQAGLSAAYFLRRAGLDFAVLDHGKRAGGAWQYRWPSLVLGKVHGLHDLPGMALGAPDTTRPASEVVSEYFGRFEAAYDLPVRRPVDVLVVRAASSGLLVESAAETWAARAVLNATGTWDRPFWPHYPGQETFEGRQLHTADYTGAAEFQGKRVVVVGGGTSAIQQLIEIATVARDTTWVTRRPPVFRDEPFNEDWGRAAVAKVDAAVRAGKPPASVVSVTDLARTPEVVRAQETGILDRLPMFDRITPTGVHWPDGTEKAADVILWATGFRAALDHLAPLHLRDPGGGIRMDGTRVVAEPRLHLLGYGPSASTIGANRAGRSAVREVRDLLSDSAHVRAGVATMPRK; from the coding sequence GTGACTGGAGCGGACCACGAAACCGACGTGGTGGTGATCGGTGCCGGGCAGGCGGGCCTGTCGGCGGCGTACTTCCTGCGCCGGGCCGGGCTGGACTTCGCCGTGCTCGACCACGGCAAGCGCGCGGGCGGGGCGTGGCAGTACCGCTGGCCGTCGCTGGTGCTGGGCAAGGTGCACGGGTTGCACGACCTGCCGGGCATGGCGCTGGGCGCCCCGGACACGACGCGCCCCGCGTCCGAAGTGGTCTCCGAGTACTTCGGCCGTTTCGAAGCTGCTTATGACCTGCCCGTGCGGCGGCCCGTCGACGTGCTGGTGGTCCGCGCGGCCTCTTCCGGCCTGCTGGTGGAAAGCGCCGCGGAAACCTGGGCCGCGCGGGCGGTGCTGAACGCGACCGGCACCTGGGACCGTCCGTTCTGGCCGCACTACCCCGGGCAGGAAACGTTCGAAGGGCGCCAACTGCACACCGCCGACTACACCGGCGCTGCTGAGTTCCAAGGCAAGCGCGTCGTGGTCGTCGGCGGTGGGACATCGGCGATCCAGCAGCTCATCGAAATCGCGACGGTCGCTCGCGACACGACGTGGGTCACGCGCCGCCCGCCGGTGTTCCGCGACGAACCGTTCAACGAGGACTGGGGCCGCGCCGCTGTGGCGAAGGTCGATGCGGCCGTACGAGCCGGAAAACCGCCCGCGAGCGTGGTGAGCGTGACCGACCTCGCGCGCACGCCGGAGGTCGTCCGCGCGCAGGAAACCGGGATCCTGGACCGCTTGCCGATGTTCGACCGGATCACGCCCACCGGCGTCCACTGGCCCGACGGCACCGAAAAGGCGGCCGACGTGATCCTGTGGGCGACCGGTTTCCGCGCCGCGCTGGACCACCTGGCGCCCTTGCACCTCCGCGACCCCGGCGGCGGGATCCGGATGGACGGCACCCGCGTCGTCGCCGAACCGCGGCTGCACCTGCTCGGCTACGGCCCCTCGGCGAGCACCATCGGCGCGAACCGCGCGGGCCGCTCCGCCGTCCGGGAAGTCCGCGATCTCCTCTCCGACTCCGCGCACGTTCGGGCTGGCGTCGCTACCATGCCCCGAAAGTGA
- a CDS encoding SRPBCC family protein translates to MRLDHEFTVPASVEDVWNAVVEPERVAPCMPGATLTEVDGDTFRGTVKVKLGPISLLYKGSGEFLEKDEQARKVVIKASGKDSRGAGTAAATVTVQLTADGGATKGTVATDLNITGKPAQFGRGLISEVGGKILDQFATCLSTKLGSPAPVSPEPKPERDGTRPKLESVQHAEPLPEAEPIDLVDYAGISVAKRLAPVLIGVAAVLGLVAIIRALRR, encoded by the coding sequence GTGCGACTGGACCACGAATTCACCGTCCCGGCGAGCGTCGAGGACGTGTGGAACGCGGTCGTCGAACCGGAACGGGTGGCGCCCTGCATGCCGGGCGCCACCCTCACCGAGGTCGACGGCGACACCTTCCGCGGCACGGTGAAGGTCAAGCTCGGCCCGATCTCCTTGCTGTACAAGGGATCCGGCGAGTTCCTGGAGAAGGACGAGCAGGCGCGCAAGGTCGTGATCAAGGCGTCCGGAAAGGACTCGCGCGGCGCCGGCACCGCCGCCGCCACGGTGACCGTCCAGCTCACCGCGGACGGCGGGGCGACCAAGGGCACCGTGGCCACCGACCTGAACATCACCGGGAAGCCCGCGCAGTTCGGGCGCGGGCTCATCTCGGAGGTCGGCGGCAAGATCCTGGACCAGTTCGCGACCTGCCTGTCGACGAAGCTCGGTTCTCCGGCTCCGGTTTCCCCGGAACCGAAGCCGGAGCGGGACGGCACCCGGCCGAAGCTGGAAAGCGTGCAGCACGCCGAACCGCTGCCGGAAGCCGAGCCGATCGACCTCGTCGACTACGCGGGCATCTCGGTGGCGAAACGCCTGGCCCCGGTGCTCATCGGGGTCGCCGCGGTGCTCGGGCTCGTCGCGATCATCCGCGCGCTGCGCAGGTAG
- a CDS encoding FAD binding domain-containing protein, whose translation MIPSAFDYTAPSTVDEAVRALAEAGEDAKVLAGGQSLLPVLRMRLAAPTTLVDLGKIAELRGVTEDGDALVIGAMTTHYEVQRDALVREHAELLAKATDTVADPQVRHRGTFGGSIAHADPAGDLLAPALALDAEMVIASAGGRRTVPAAEFFQDFFTTALAPDEILVAVRVPKYTGWHAHYEKFNRVAQAWSMVAVAVAVRTDGASIAEARVALTNMGSTPVRATAVEQALVGGEASADSVRAAAQHAAEGTNPTADGNADVEYRQELARVLTGRAVSAAVG comes from the coding sequence GTGATCCCCTCGGCCTTCGACTACACCGCACCCTCCACAGTGGACGAAGCGGTGCGCGCGCTCGCCGAAGCGGGCGAGGACGCCAAGGTGCTGGCTGGCGGGCAAAGCCTGCTGCCGGTGCTGCGGATGCGCCTCGCCGCGCCGACCACGCTGGTGGACCTCGGCAAGATCGCCGAACTGCGCGGCGTGACCGAGGACGGCGACGCGCTCGTCATCGGCGCCATGACCACGCATTACGAAGTGCAGCGCGACGCGCTCGTCCGCGAGCACGCCGAACTGCTGGCTAAGGCGACCGACACGGTCGCCGACCCGCAGGTGCGCCATCGCGGCACCTTCGGCGGCTCGATCGCGCACGCCGATCCCGCGGGCGACCTGCTGGCCCCGGCGCTCGCGCTGGACGCCGAGATGGTCATCGCCTCGGCGGGCGGGCGCCGGACGGTCCCGGCGGCGGAGTTCTTCCAGGACTTCTTCACCACCGCGCTCGCACCGGACGAGATACTGGTGGCGGTGCGGGTGCCGAAGTACACCGGCTGGCACGCGCACTACGAGAAGTTCAACCGGGTCGCGCAGGCGTGGTCGATGGTGGCGGTCGCGGTGGCCGTCCGCACCGACGGCGCCTCGATCGCCGAAGCCCGCGTCGCGCTCACGAACATGGGCTCGACCCCGGTGCGGGCGACGGCCGTGGAGCAGGCGCTCGTCGGCGGCGAGGCGTCCGCGGACTCGGTCCGCGCCGCCGCGCAGCACGCCGCCGAGGGCACGAACCCGACCGCGGACGGCAACGCGGACGTCGAGTACCGCCAGGAGCTGGCCCGCGTGCTCACCGGGCGCGCGGTGTCCGCCGCCGTCGGCTGA
- a CDS encoding xanthine dehydrogenase family protein molybdopterin-binding subunit: protein MTSTVEPEVGKARLRKEDARLITGRTRWTDNLALPGMLHLAVLRSPFAHAKIVSIDVSEAKKAPGVVAVYTAKDLDPDGSIAMPCAWPITPDMKSPRRPVLAADQVNFAGEGVAVVAARSAAEAHDALEAIDVDYEDLPVVLGMENALADGAPLVHEELGTNQNAVWVFDSGEAGSGGDVGEAIAKAEVTLTRRFRQQRLVPAFMEPRSCVVDPTSAQLTMWSATQVPHILKTMSALTLGIPEHKLRVIAPDVGGGFGGKIAVLPEETMCLLVAQKLGKPVKWTESRSETMLTAHHGRDQIQDITISANRDGTVTGLKVDLLADMGAYLGLVGPGVPILGAFMFNAIYKIPAYRFACTNVFTNTTLTDAYRGAGRPEATFAIERIMDELAAELGMDPLELREKNWIKHDEFPYTTVSTLTYDSGNYEAATAKAKELFDYDGLRREQQERRDAGDPVQLGIGISTFTEMCGLAPSRVLGSLDYAAGGWEHASIRVLPTGKVEVITGASAHGQGHETAWSQIVADQLGVAFEDVEVLHGDTQSSHKGMDTYGSRSLAVGGIAVVKAAEKVVAKARKVAAHMMECAEDDLEFASGKFTVKGTESSTALGDIAFTVFAAHDLPEGMEPSLDSDATFDPENFSFPHGTHLCAMEVDTETGRVSIRKYVCVDDVGAVVNPLIVEGQVHGGLAQGIAQALFEEAVHDETGTLTTGTFADYLLPSAADLPSFVTDRTETPSTTNPLGVKGVGEAGTIASTPAVVNAVIDAVRHRGVNEIEMPLSPMRVWSAIHRGDTGAGGVGGESGGGLGSIDATGGAQ from the coding sequence ATGACCTCGACCGTCGAGCCCGAAGTAGGAAAAGCACGGCTGCGCAAGGAAGACGCGCGCCTGATCACCGGGCGCACCCGCTGGACGGACAACCTGGCGCTGCCCGGCATGCTGCACCTCGCCGTGCTGCGCAGCCCGTTCGCGCACGCCAAGATCGTTTCGATCGACGTGAGCGAGGCGAAGAAGGCGCCGGGTGTCGTCGCCGTCTACACCGCGAAGGACCTCGATCCGGACGGATCGATCGCGATGCCGTGCGCGTGGCCGATCACGCCGGACATGAAGAGCCCTCGTCGCCCCGTGCTCGCCGCGGACCAGGTGAACTTCGCAGGTGAGGGCGTCGCCGTCGTCGCCGCGCGCAGCGCCGCGGAGGCGCACGACGCGCTCGAAGCGATCGACGTCGACTACGAGGACCTCCCCGTGGTGCTGGGCATGGAGAACGCGCTCGCCGACGGCGCGCCGCTCGTGCACGAAGAGCTCGGCACGAACCAGAACGCGGTGTGGGTCTTCGATTCCGGCGAGGCGGGATCGGGTGGCGATGTCGGCGAGGCCATCGCCAAGGCCGAGGTCACGCTGACGCGCCGGTTCCGGCAGCAGCGCCTCGTGCCCGCGTTCATGGAACCGCGGTCGTGCGTGGTCGACCCGACGAGCGCGCAGCTCACCATGTGGTCGGCGACCCAGGTGCCGCACATCCTCAAGACGATGTCCGCGCTGACGCTCGGCATCCCCGAGCACAAGCTCCGCGTGATCGCGCCGGACGTCGGCGGCGGCTTCGGCGGCAAGATCGCCGTGCTGCCCGAGGAGACCATGTGCCTGCTCGTCGCGCAGAAGCTCGGGAAACCGGTGAAGTGGACCGAATCCCGGTCCGAGACGATGCTCACCGCGCACCACGGCCGCGACCAGATCCAGGACATCACGATCTCGGCGAACCGCGACGGCACGGTCACCGGGCTCAAGGTCGACCTGCTCGCCGACATGGGCGCCTACCTCGGGCTCGTCGGGCCGGGCGTGCCGATCCTCGGCGCGTTCATGTTCAACGCCATCTACAAGATCCCGGCCTACCGGTTCGCCTGCACGAACGTGTTCACCAACACCACGCTCACCGACGCCTACCGCGGCGCGGGCAGGCCGGAGGCGACGTTCGCGATCGAGCGGATCATGGACGAGCTGGCCGCCGAACTCGGCATGGATCCGTTGGAGCTGCGGGAAAAGAACTGGATCAAGCACGACGAGTTCCCGTACACCACGGTGTCCACGCTGACCTACGACTCCGGCAACTACGAGGCCGCGACCGCGAAGGCGAAGGAGCTTTTCGACTATGACGGCCTGCGCCGCGAGCAGCAGGAGCGCCGGGACGCGGGTGACCCGGTGCAGCTCGGCATCGGGATCTCCACGTTCACCGAAATGTGCGGGCTCGCGCCGTCGCGCGTGCTCGGCTCGCTCGACTACGCCGCGGGCGGCTGGGAGCACGCGTCGATCAGGGTGCTGCCCACCGGCAAGGTAGAGGTCATCACCGGTGCTTCGGCGCACGGGCAGGGCCACGAGACGGCGTGGAGCCAGATCGTCGCCGACCAGCTCGGCGTCGCCTTCGAGGACGTCGAAGTCCTGCACGGGGACACCCAGTCCTCGCACAAGGGCATGGACACCTACGGTTCGCGATCCCTTGCCGTCGGCGGGATCGCGGTCGTCAAGGCGGCCGAGAAGGTGGTGGCGAAGGCGAGGAAGGTCGCCGCGCACATGATGGAATGCGCCGAGGACGACCTCGAGTTCGCGAGCGGCAAGTTCACCGTCAAGGGCACGGAATCCTCGACCGCGCTCGGCGACATCGCGTTCACGGTGTTCGCGGCGCACGACCTCCCCGAGGGCATGGAACCGTCACTGGACTCCGACGCCACCTTCGACCCGGAGAACTTCTCGTTCCCGCACGGCACGCACCTGTGCGCGATGGAGGTGGACACCGAAACGGGCCGGGTGTCGATCCGGAAGTACGTCTGCGTCGACGACGTCGGCGCGGTGGTGAACCCGCTGATCGTGGAGGGCCAGGTGCACGGCGGCCTCGCGCAGGGCATCGCGCAGGCGTTGTTCGAAGAGGCCGTGCACGACGAGACCGGCACGCTCACCACCGGCACGTTCGCGGACTACCTGCTGCCCTCGGCCGCGGATCTGCCCTCGTTCGTCACCGATCGCACCGAGACGCCGTCGACCACGAACCCGTTGGGTGTCAAGGGAGTCGGCGAGGCCGGCACGATCGCGTCCACCCCGGCCGTGGTCAACGCGGTGATCGACGCCGTGCGCCATCGGGGTGTGAACGAGATCGAGATGCCGCTCTCGCCGATGCGCGTGTGGTCGGCGATCCACCGCGGTGACACCGGCGCCGGTGGCGTCGGCGGGGAGTCCGGTGGCGGACTCGGTTCGATCGACGCTACCGGAGGTGCCCAGTGA
- a CDS encoding (2Fe-2S)-binding protein, translating to MRISVTVDGTTYTDDVEPRTLLVHYLRETLGKVGTVIGCDTSNCGACTVHLDGHSVKSCSVLAVQADGCEVTTIEGLARDGELHPVQRAFHDNHALQCGFCTPGMIMQSIDLLADDPDPDEQAVREGLEGNLCRCTGYQNIVRAVRDAAHQMRPGAGPEAERLTEDTASKVGGGGE from the coding sequence ATGCGCATCTCTGTCACTGTGGACGGAACCACCTACACCGACGATGTCGAACCCCGCACCCTGCTCGTCCACTACCTCCGCGAAACGCTGGGCAAGGTCGGCACCGTGATCGGGTGCGACACCAGCAACTGCGGTGCCTGCACCGTCCACCTCGACGGGCACAGCGTGAAGTCCTGTTCCGTGCTGGCCGTGCAGGCCGACGGCTGCGAGGTCACCACGATCGAAGGGCTCGCGCGCGACGGCGAGCTGCACCCCGTCCAGCGGGCCTTCCACGACAACCACGCGCTGCAGTGCGGGTTCTGCACGCCCGGCATGATCATGCAGTCGATCGACCTGCTCGCCGACGACCCCGACCCGGACGAGCAGGCGGTCCGCGAAGGGCTGGAAGGCAACCTGTGCCGGTGCACGGGCTACCAGAACATCGTGCGCGCGGTCCGCGACGCCGCGCACCAGATGCGGCCGGGTGCCGGTCCCGAAGCCGAACGGCTCACGGAAGACACAGCTTCGAAGGTCGGCGGGGGTGGTGAGTGA
- a CDS encoding XdhC family protein, translating to MRDVLDELHRRWRDGETVGLGTVVATFSSAPRDPGAAMLVGADGEVVGSVSGGCVEGAVYELAQQVVADGTPVLQRYGVSDDDAFAVGLTCGGIIDIYVEPVDRETMPELGDVVGYVRAGQPVAVVTVIEHPDAGTVGRHLIVRPEHVDGTLGSSRMNDAVADDARGLLATGRTGVLHYGPDGQRRGEGMTVFVNSFEPPPRLLVFGAIDFAAAMAKMGAYLGYQVTVCDARPVFATSSRFPDAHEVVVDWPHRYLKAEAEAGRVNRRTAIAVLTHDPKFDVPLLEVALRLDVGYVGAMGSRKTHDDRFSRLRDAGLSEADLERLSSPIGLDLGARTPEETAVSIAAEIIALRWGGGGQRLAELSGRIHG from the coding sequence ATGCGTGACGTACTGGACGAACTGCACCGGCGCTGGCGGGACGGCGAGACCGTCGGGCTCGGCACCGTGGTCGCGACGTTTTCCTCCGCGCCGAGGGACCCCGGCGCGGCGATGCTGGTCGGTGCCGACGGCGAGGTCGTCGGCAGCGTGTCGGGTGGCTGCGTCGAAGGCGCGGTGTACGAACTGGCCCAACAGGTGGTCGCGGACGGGACGCCGGTGCTGCAGCGCTACGGCGTCAGCGACGACGACGCCTTCGCCGTCGGGCTGACCTGCGGCGGCATCATCGACATCTACGTCGAGCCGGTGGACCGCGAGACGATGCCGGAGCTCGGCGACGTCGTCGGGTACGTCCGGGCCGGACAGCCGGTCGCCGTGGTGACGGTGATCGAACACCCCGACGCGGGCACGGTGGGGCGGCACCTGATCGTGCGCCCCGAGCACGTCGACGGCACGCTCGGCTCGTCGCGGATGAACGACGCGGTCGCCGACGACGCGCGCGGGCTGCTCGCCACCGGCCGGACCGGGGTGCTGCACTACGGCCCGGACGGTCAGCGCCGCGGCGAGGGCATGACGGTGTTCGTGAACTCCTTCGAGCCGCCGCCGCGGCTGCTCGTGTTCGGCGCCATCGACTTCGCGGCCGCGATGGCGAAGATGGGCGCCTACCTCGGCTACCAGGTCACCGTGTGCGACGCGCGGCCGGTTTTCGCCACCAGCAGCCGGTTTCCCGACGCGCACGAGGTCGTCGTCGACTGGCCGCACCGGTACCTGAAGGCCGAGGCGGAGGCGGGCCGCGTCAACCGGCGCACCGCGATCGCCGTGCTCACCCACGACCCGAAGTTCGACGTGCCGCTGCTCGAAGTGGCGCTGCGGCTCGATGTCGGCTACGTCGGCGCGATGGGCTCGCGCAAGACCCACGACGACCGGTTCTCGCGGTTGCGGGACGCGGGACTGTCCGAAGCGGACCTCGAACGGCTGTCCTCGCCGATCGGGCTCGACCTCGGGGCGCGGACGCCGGAGGAGACCGCGGTGTCCATCGCGGCCGAGATCATCGCGCTGCGATGGGGTGGCGGCGGGCAGCGGCTCGCCGAGCTGAGTGGCCGCATCCACGGCTGA